Proteins from a genomic interval of Zingiber officinale cultivar Zhangliang chromosome 2A, Zo_v1.1, whole genome shotgun sequence:
- the LOC122042655 gene encoding ubiquitin-conjugating enzyme E2 5B-like, whose product MALRRIIKELKDLQRDPPTSCSAGPVADDMYHWQATIMGPNDSPYAGGLFLVTIHFPPDYPFKPPKVAFKTKVFHPNINSNGNICLDILKDQWSPALTISKVLLSICSLLTDPNPDDPLVPEIAHMCKNDPLRYGSTARSWTQKYAMV is encoded by the exons ATGGCCTTGAGGAGAATCATCAAGGAGCTCAAGGACCTGCAGAGAGATCCCCCAACTTCTTGCAGTGCAG GGCCTGTAGCAGATGACATGTATCACTGGCAAGCTACAATTATGGGACCTAATGATAGTCCCTATGCTGGTGGTCTCTTCCTGGTCACCATTCACTTTCCTCCAGACTATCCATTCAAGCCCCCAAAG GTAGCATTCAAAACAAAGGTCTTCCATCCAAACATCAACAGCAATGGCAACATTTGCCTGGACATACTCAAGGATCAATGGAGTCCAGCTCTCACCATTTCAAAG GTGTTGCTCTCCATATGTTCACTGCTCACAGACCCAAACCCAGATGATCCACTTGTACCTGAGATTGCGCATATGTGCAAGAATGACCCTTTAAGATATGGGTCTACAGCCCGCAGTTGGACCCAGAAATATGCCATGGTTTAA